Proteins found in one Corynebacterium freneyi genomic segment:
- a CDS encoding lipase family protein, with product MSSSFRRRSLGRRFGQSSRSVAFASLTAAAMCASLLAAPHATAQDVPAPSLGSLDMSPDFTGANAFYMPPEQLPGAPGQLIRSEPMDLNVTLPNVDGPWPGKAERFMYTSLNSRDEIVAVTGFAMDPIAEWTGEGARPTVVIGSGTIGQGDQCAPSRLASGMLGLDVEQPSMGINYELMFANILLRDGVRVVMTDYIGLGTPGVHTYMNRVDQGHAMLDAARVVPALTGEHSPVGFWGYSQGGGAAAAAAELAESYAPELDVKGTYAGAPPADLEVVAGAVDRNIIVGVLGYTINGLLEAHPEIRGEIDAITNDKGREVVEKTRTQCIVDSVVSFGVMGTTHPNPTGELTQDGRSIQEHIRTNPTLKALVDRQLIGTLKPNAPVLVVNNVNDDAIPHDQAEALAQRWADMGADVEFRSMPLPSVLPRFSIGHLGPMPVGFVDAKDWLIGQFNGVDVPASSSADASSGSI from the coding sequence GTGTCTTCGTCTTTCCGCCGTCGATCTCTCGGACGCCGTTTCGGCCAGTCGTCCCGTTCCGTCGCCTTCGCTTCGTTGACCGCCGCCGCGATGTGCGCGTCTCTTCTCGCGGCTCCCCATGCCACGGCCCAGGACGTTCCCGCGCCGTCGCTGGGTTCCCTGGACATGTCCCCCGACTTCACGGGGGCCAACGCGTTTTACATGCCGCCGGAGCAGCTTCCCGGCGCGCCGGGCCAGTTGATCCGGTCCGAACCGATGGATCTCAACGTCACGTTGCCGAACGTCGATGGGCCGTGGCCTGGCAAGGCGGAGCGGTTCATGTACACCTCGCTCAACAGCCGTGACGAGATCGTCGCGGTGACCGGTTTCGCCATGGATCCGATCGCGGAGTGGACGGGTGAGGGCGCGCGTCCGACGGTGGTCATCGGCTCCGGAACCATCGGCCAGGGTGACCAGTGCGCTCCGTCGCGTCTGGCGTCGGGCATGCTCGGTCTGGATGTGGAGCAGCCGTCCATGGGCATCAACTACGAGCTGATGTTCGCCAACATTTTGCTTCGCGACGGCGTGCGCGTGGTGATGACCGACTACATTGGTCTGGGCACCCCGGGGGTTCACACCTACATGAACCGCGTCGATCAGGGACACGCGATGCTCGATGCCGCGCGGGTCGTGCCGGCGCTGACCGGGGAGCACTCTCCCGTCGGTTTCTGGGGTTACTCCCAGGGCGGGGGTGCCGCTGCGGCGGCGGCCGAGCTGGCGGAGTCTTACGCGCCGGAGCTCGACGTGAAGGGCACCTACGCCGGTGCTCCCCCGGCGGATCTGGAGGTCGTCGCCGGCGCGGTCGATCGCAACATCATCGTCGGCGTTCTCGGCTACACCATCAACGGTCTGCTGGAGGCCCACCCGGAGATCCGGGGTGAGATCGACGCCATCACCAACGACAAGGGACGGGAAGTCGTGGAGAAGACCCGCACCCAGTGCATCGTCGACAGCGTCGTCTCCTTCGGCGTGATGGGCACCACCCACCCCAACCCGACGGGCGAGTTGACCCAGGATGGCCGATCCATTCAGGAGCACATCCGCACCAATCCGACGCTGAAGGCGTTGGTGGATCGTCAGCTCATCGGCACGTTGAAGCCCAACGCCCCGGTGCTGGTGGTCAACAACGTCAACGACGACGCCATCCCGCATGATCAGGCCGAGGCCCTGGCGCAGCGGTGGGCGGACATGGGCGCCGACGTCGAGTTCCGTTCGATGCCGCTGCCCTCCGTGCTGCCGCGCTTCTCGATCGGCCATCTCGGCCCGATGCCGGTGGGCTTCGTCGATGCCAAGGATTGGCTCATCGGCCAGTTCAACGGCGTCGACGTCCCGGCGTCCTCGTCGGCCGACGCTTCGTCCGGCTCGATCTAG
- a CDS encoding neutral/alkaline non-lysosomal ceramidase N-terminal domain-containing protein, with translation MTDVARIIPTLPRRAFLGATAATTALGAALAADWGGLAPAAAQPAGDAATPGASSSIPMTVGRGMADMTGEPLGAGMNGYAVLSQQTSGLRQRQFARAFVFDDGNGGRVAHVTADMGLMFQSIQMEVLRRLRARFGDVYHEGNVLIGASHTHVAPGGTSGHLMVDLTTLGFRPVTFEATVAGIVKAIERADADMAPSHIALTRGTVADAGVNRSKTAFDNNPDADKAAFPDGVDRDSVTLHVLRDGKAIGLINWYGIHPTTFGPEHTIVSGDNKGYAAWLAEHRAGVDHTNPATAPYVAAFAMSTPGDISPNHGLVPNSGPGDGNEYESARILGRRQLDGVAGRAVPLAGGGIDARHQWVDMRDVKVDGRFTPDGQPGTTGPAILGAAFAASSQEDGGGEPMLGFNEGARGGTPWVRQVNQVVVPASASAIHGAKENLLPVGYIPGLVQQTHVFHLHRIGGITIASLAFEPTTVAGLRMRRAIAEALGVDMDTVIVQGYTSGYGHYITTPEEYDQQDYEGGATIFGRLTLPAATQVFDGLASAMAAGIPVDSGAAEGDLTGKIPPSPAGNPFVDLAPVGKNFGDVLTGPDGPVAVGTHVAIAFVGANPNSDLRHESGFLSVEKRGGDNGEGTRIADDSHEATVIEFANEGASTTTTITWDTSDVEPGEYVIRYRGSSRGAGGELTAFEGAADVTVV, from the coding sequence ATGACCGACGTCGCCCGAATCATCCCGACCCTGCCGCGCCGGGCCTTCCTCGGAGCCACCGCCGCCACCACTGCGCTGGGAGCCGCCCTGGCCGCCGATTGGGGCGGGCTGGCCCCCGCCGCAGCCCAACCCGCCGGCGACGCGGCAACCCCCGGGGCGTCGTCAAGCATCCCCATGACCGTCGGCCGCGGCATGGCCGACATGACCGGCGAACCCCTCGGCGCCGGCATGAACGGCTACGCGGTGCTCAGCCAGCAAACCAGCGGCCTGCGCCAGCGCCAGTTCGCCCGCGCCTTCGTCTTCGACGACGGCAACGGCGGCCGAGTCGCCCACGTCACCGCCGACATGGGCCTGATGTTCCAGTCCATCCAGATGGAAGTCCTCCGCCGCCTGCGCGCACGCTTCGGCGACGTCTACCACGAAGGCAACGTGCTCATCGGCGCGTCCCACACCCACGTCGCTCCCGGCGGCACCTCCGGCCACCTCATGGTCGACCTGACCACCCTCGGCTTCCGGCCCGTCACCTTCGAAGCCACCGTCGCCGGCATCGTGAAGGCCATCGAACGCGCCGACGCAGACATGGCCCCCAGCCACATCGCCCTGACCCGCGGCACCGTCGCCGACGCCGGCGTCAACCGGTCCAAGACGGCCTTCGACAACAACCCCGACGCCGACAAGGCCGCCTTCCCCGACGGAGTCGACCGCGATTCGGTCACGCTGCACGTGCTTCGCGACGGCAAGGCCATCGGCCTGATCAACTGGTACGGCATCCACCCCACGACCTTCGGCCCGGAACACACCATCGTCTCCGGCGACAACAAGGGATACGCCGCCTGGCTGGCCGAACACCGCGCCGGCGTCGACCACACCAATCCCGCGACGGCGCCGTACGTCGCGGCGTTCGCCATGTCCACCCCCGGCGACATCAGCCCCAACCACGGCCTGGTGCCCAACTCCGGGCCCGGCGACGGCAACGAATACGAGTCCGCCCGCATCCTCGGCCGCCGCCAGCTCGACGGCGTGGCGGGCCGCGCGGTCCCGCTGGCCGGCGGCGGAATCGACGCCCGCCACCAGTGGGTCGACATGCGCGACGTCAAGGTCGACGGCCGCTTCACCCCGGACGGCCAGCCCGGCACCACCGGACCCGCCATCCTCGGCGCGGCCTTCGCCGCCTCCTCGCAGGAAGACGGCGGCGGCGAACCCATGCTCGGCTTCAACGAAGGCGCCCGCGGCGGCACTCCCTGGGTGCGACAGGTCAACCAGGTCGTCGTGCCCGCCTCCGCTTCGGCCATCCACGGCGCCAAGGAAAACCTCCTGCCCGTCGGCTACATCCCCGGCCTGGTGCAGCAGACCCACGTCTTCCACCTGCACCGCATCGGCGGCATCACCATCGCCTCGCTCGCGTTCGAACCGACCACCGTGGCGGGCCTGCGCATGCGCCGCGCCATCGCCGAAGCGCTCGGCGTCGACATGGACACCGTCATCGTGCAGGGCTACACCTCCGGCTACGGCCACTACATCACCACGCCGGAGGAGTACGACCAGCAGGACTACGAGGGCGGCGCCACCATCTTCGGCCGCCTCACGCTGCCCGCGGCCACCCAGGTCTTCGACGGTCTCGCCTCCGCCATGGCCGCCGGCATCCCCGTCGACTCCGGCGCCGCCGAAGGCGACCTCACCGGCAAGATCCCGCCGTCGCCGGCCGGCAACCCCTTCGTCGACCTCGCCCCGGTCGGGAAGAACTTCGGCGACGTCCTGACCGGCCCCGACGGCCCGGTCGCCGTCGGCACCCACGTAGCCATCGCCTTCGTCGGCGCCAACCCCAACTCCGACCTGCGCCACGAATCGGGCTTCCTGTCCGTGGAAAAGCGCGGCGGGGACAACGGCGAAGGAACCCGCATCGCCGACGACTCCCACGAAGCGACCGTCATCGAATTCGCCAACGAGGGAGCCTCGACGACCACCACCATCACCTGGGACACCAGCGACGTCGAGCCTGGGGAGTACGTCATCCGCTACCGGGGATCCTCCCGCGGTGCGGGCGGCGAGCTCACCGCCTTCGAGGGCGCCGCCGACGTCACCGTCGTCTAA
- a CDS encoding carboxymuconolactone decarboxylase family protein produces the protein MSIDNLRSGLPEYAKDQKLNLGTLTRSTELNEQQLWGTLLASAAATRNDTVFSEISEEAKEHLSDEAFEAALGAATVMAMNNVAYRAKGWLGDDYAQVKFGLRMNIIAKPGVEKADFELWSLAVSTINGCEHCAVAHDKTVREEGLTKEQVWEAVKIAAVVQAVAQTVQVEGAR, from the coding sequence ATGAGCATTGACAACCTTCGCTCCGGTCTGCCGGAGTACGCCAAGGATCAGAAGCTGAACCTGGGCACCCTGACCCGTTCCACCGAGCTCAACGAGCAGCAGCTGTGGGGCACCCTCCTGGCGTCGGCGGCCGCGACCCGCAATGACACCGTCTTCTCGGAGATCTCCGAGGAGGCCAAGGAGCACCTGTCCGACGAGGCCTTCGAGGCCGCGCTCGGCGCCGCCACCGTCATGGCGATGAACAACGTCGCCTACCGCGCCAAGGGTTGGCTCGGCGACGACTACGCCCAGGTGAAGTTCGGCCTGCGCATGAACATCATCGCCAAGCCCGGCGTGGAGAAGGCCGACTTCGAGCTGTGGTCGCTGGCCGTGTCCACGATCAACGGCTGCGAGCACTGCGCCGTCGCCCACGACAAGACCGTCCGCGAGGAGGGTCTGACCAAGGAGCAGGTTTGGGAGGCCGTGAAGATCGCCGCGGTGGTCCAGGCCGTCGCCCAGACCGTCCAGGTCGAGGGCGCGCGCTAA
- a CDS encoding peroxiredoxin, which yields MALLTVGDKFPEFNLTALKGGNLREANAASPDDYFEQVTNDSYEGKWKIVFFYPKDFTFVCPTEIAAFGKLNEEFEDRDTIVLGGSGDNEFSHFNWRATHEELLDIPFPMFSDIRHDLMRALGVENADGVADRATFIIDPDGIIQFVSVTPDAVGRNVDEVLRVLDALQSEEVCACNWQKNDPTKNIDKMDVLKQELK from the coding sequence ATGGCTCTGCTCACCGTTGGCGACAAGTTCCCCGAGTTCAACCTGACCGCCCTGAAGGGCGGCAACCTGCGCGAGGCCAACGCCGCTTCGCCCGACGACTACTTCGAGCAGGTCACCAACGACTCGTACGAGGGCAAGTGGAAGATCGTCTTCTTCTACCCGAAGGACTTCACCTTCGTCTGCCCGACCGAGATCGCCGCGTTCGGCAAGCTCAACGAGGAGTTCGAGGACCGCGACACCATCGTTCTCGGCGGCTCCGGCGACAACGAGTTCTCCCACTTCAACTGGCGCGCCACCCACGAGGAACTGCTCGACATCCCGTTCCCGATGTTCTCCGACATCCGCCACGACCTGATGCGTGCGCTCGGCGTCGAGAACGCCGACGGCGTCGCCGACCGCGCCACCTTCATCATCGACCCGGACGGCATCATCCAGTTCGTCTCCGTCACCCCGGACGCCGTGGGCCGCAACGTCGACGAGGTCCTGCGCGTCCTCGACGCCCTGCAGTCCGAGGAGGTCTGCGCCTGCAACTGGCAGAAGAACGACCCCACCAAGAACATCGACAAGATGGACGTCCTGAAGCAGGAGCTGAAGTAA
- a CDS encoding hydrogen peroxide-inducible genes activator produces the protein MRNREYRPTLPQLRAFVAIADTGHFGQAAQRIGISQPSLSQALSTLEGGLGVQLVERSTRRLLVTPLGRSILPYARQVSEIVDDIVARASGRADELAGPLAIGFIPTVAPYILPNFLVNVREELPELEPRIVEEPTAHLIEALRSGAIDAAVLALPSGVSSFEETPLYEEEFHLVLPEGHDLAGHDDVPLDALTDLNLLLLDDGHCLRDQVLDLCRRVDAHRDDSLGLETRAASLSTVVQCVAGGLGETLVPESALKVEAQRPGLATARFEGPTRPGRTIGLVHRASSVRGDEFTRIGELVKAAYDRAVSEN, from the coding sequence ATGCGTAATCGCGAATACCGCCCCACCCTCCCGCAGCTTCGCGCTTTCGTCGCGATCGCTGACACCGGCCACTTCGGTCAGGCCGCCCAGCGAATCGGCATTTCCCAGCCCTCCCTGTCCCAGGCCCTGTCCACGCTCGAAGGTGGTCTGGGCGTCCAGCTCGTGGAGCGTTCCACGCGCCGTCTGCTGGTCACGCCGTTGGGTCGCAGCATTTTGCCGTATGCCCGCCAGGTGTCGGAGATCGTCGACGACATCGTGGCCCGTGCGTCGGGTCGCGCCGATGAGCTCGCGGGTCCGTTGGCCATTGGTTTCATTCCGACGGTCGCGCCCTACATCCTGCCGAATTTTCTGGTCAACGTCCGCGAGGAGTTGCCGGAGCTGGAGCCGCGCATCGTGGAGGAGCCCACGGCGCACCTCATCGAGGCGTTGCGTTCGGGTGCCATCGACGCGGCGGTGCTGGCGTTGCCGTCGGGGGTGTCGTCGTTCGAGGAGACTCCGCTGTACGAGGAGGAGTTCCATCTCGTGCTTCCGGAGGGCCATGACCTGGCCGGCCACGATGATGTGCCGTTGGATGCGCTGACGGATTTGAATCTGTTGTTGCTTGACGACGGCCACTGCCTGCGTGACCAGGTGCTGGATCTGTGTCGTCGGGTGGATGCCCATCGCGACGACAGCCTGGGGTTGGAGACGCGCGCTGCGTCGTTGTCGACCGTCGTGCAGTGCGTCGCCGGCGGGCTGGGCGAAACCCTGGTGCCCGAGTCGGCGCTGAAGGTGGAGGCGCAGCGCCCCGGTCTGGCCACCGCGCGTTTCGAGGGGCCGACGCGCCCCGGCCGCACCATCGGACTGGTCCACCGGGCGTCGTCGGTGCGCGGCGACGAGTTCACCCGCATCGGTGAGCTGGTCAAGGCTGCCTACGACCGGGCCGTGTCGGAGAACTGA
- a CDS encoding DEAD/DEAH box helicase — MLPDLADVPESLIDDAIVDSFIAWTRQTGITLYPAQEEATLALAGGDHVILATPTGSGKSMVAIAAHFVALARGQRSFYTAPIKALVSEKFFALCEVFGAENVGMMTGDATVNGGAPIICATAEIVANIALREGPEARIDQVVMDEFHFYAEPDRGWAWQVPLLLLHRAQFLLMSATLGDVSMFRRDLKERTGRDVELVTGTTRPVPLDFHYVYAPVHDTLDELLADGKAPIYVVHFSQREAIERAQALTGLTLLNPEEKERIRQEIGDFRFTTSFGRVLSKLVRRGIGVHHAGMLPKYRRLVERLSQTGLLKVICGTDTLGVGINVPIRTVLMTGLVKYDGTRQRILKSREFHQIAGRAGRAGYDTEGTVVVQAPDHEIENFKLRRRAGQDEAKMKKLRLKAAPKGEVTWSEKTFDKLVEQPPEALTSRFRVSNGMLLNVIARGGDTYANMRDLLRGNHDTRHQQNQAILTAIELYRGLVAAGIVEETTGPGGDDDIRPRLTVELQRDFALNQPLAPFALAALELLDPEAEDYSLDVISVFESILDDPRPLLAAQQKAARGEEIAALKAEGVDYTERMNIVEDITWPKPLDEELEQAYQTYAKGHPWVREFELSPKSVVREMVEKGMTFSDVVSEYGIARAEGVLLRYLTDAWRTLRHTLPREAANDELADVIEWLGELIQQVDSSLVDEWAQMADPDKPVDEETLREAAFGGDESRPLTGNTRAFTRMVRNLMFRHVQLFALEKERELEELDSYLDDAPDWPALMDDYFDEYDDVDLGPSARGPEHFRVDDSRATGEAPDGGVWRVEQTILDPEGDRGWRIVADVDLAESDAAGEVRLRSLEVKAG; from the coding sequence ATGCTCCCCGACCTCGCCGACGTCCCCGAATCACTGATCGACGACGCGATCGTCGACTCCTTCATCGCCTGGACCAGGCAGACGGGCATCACGCTCTACCCCGCGCAGGAGGAGGCGACGCTGGCCCTGGCCGGCGGAGACCACGTCATCCTGGCCACGCCGACGGGCTCGGGAAAGTCGATGGTGGCCATCGCCGCGCATTTCGTCGCCCTGGCGCGCGGGCAGCGCAGCTTCTACACCGCCCCGATCAAGGCGCTGGTCAGCGAGAAGTTCTTCGCCTTGTGCGAGGTGTTCGGCGCGGAGAACGTCGGCATGATGACCGGCGACGCCACCGTCAACGGCGGCGCCCCGATCATTTGCGCCACCGCCGAAATCGTCGCCAACATCGCGCTGCGCGAGGGCCCGGAGGCGCGCATCGATCAGGTGGTCATGGACGAGTTCCACTTCTACGCCGAGCCCGACCGCGGCTGGGCGTGGCAGGTGCCGCTGCTGCTTCTTCACCGCGCGCAGTTTCTGCTCATGTCCGCCACGCTCGGCGACGTGTCCATGTTCCGCCGCGACCTGAAGGAACGCACCGGGCGCGACGTCGAACTGGTCACCGGCACCACCCGCCCGGTGCCGCTGGACTTCCATTACGTCTACGCCCCGGTCCACGACACCCTCGACGAGCTGCTGGCCGACGGCAAGGCGCCGATCTACGTCGTGCATTTCTCGCAACGCGAGGCCATCGAACGGGCGCAGGCGCTCACCGGCCTGACCCTGCTCAACCCGGAGGAGAAGGAACGCATCCGCCAGGAGATCGGCGACTTCCGCTTCACGACGTCCTTCGGCCGCGTGCTGTCGAAACTGGTCCGCCGCGGAATCGGCGTCCACCACGCCGGCATGTTGCCGAAGTACCGGCGTCTGGTCGAACGGCTGTCGCAGACCGGCCTGCTCAAGGTCATCTGCGGCACCGACACCCTCGGCGTGGGCATCAACGTGCCCATCCGCACGGTGCTGATGACCGGCCTGGTCAAGTACGACGGCACGCGCCAACGCATCCTGAAATCCCGCGAGTTCCACCAGATCGCCGGCCGCGCCGGACGGGCGGGCTACGACACCGAGGGCACCGTCGTCGTGCAGGCCCCGGACCACGAGATCGAGAACTTCAAGCTGCGCCGACGCGCCGGACAGGACGAGGCGAAGATGAAGAAGCTCCGCCTCAAGGCCGCCCCCAAGGGTGAGGTGACGTGGTCGGAGAAGACGTTCGACAAGCTCGTCGAGCAGCCGCCGGAGGCCCTGACCAGCCGGTTCCGGGTGAGCAACGGCATGCTGCTCAACGTAATCGCCCGCGGCGGCGACACCTACGCCAACATGCGCGACCTGCTGCGCGGCAACCATGACACCCGCCACCAGCAGAACCAGGCGATCCTCACCGCCATCGAGCTCTACCGGGGCCTCGTCGCCGCCGGCATCGTCGAGGAGACCACCGGCCCCGGCGGCGACGACGACATCCGGCCGCGGTTGACCGTGGAACTGCAGCGCGACTTCGCTCTCAACCAGCCGCTGGCCCCCTTCGCCCTGGCCGCACTCGAACTGCTCGACCCGGAGGCCGAGGACTACTCGCTCGACGTCATCTCCGTGTTCGAATCCATCCTCGACGATCCCCGACCGCTGCTTGCCGCGCAGCAGAAGGCCGCGCGCGGCGAGGAGATCGCGGCGTTGAAGGCCGAGGGCGTCGACTACACCGAGCGGATGAACATCGTCGAGGACATCACCTGGCCCAAGCCCCTCGACGAGGAGCTGGAGCAGGCGTACCAGACCTACGCCAAGGGCCACCCGTGGGTGCGCGAGTTCGAACTGTCGCCGAAGTCCGTCGTCCGCGAGATGGTGGAAAAGGGCATGACCTTCTCCGACGTCGTCTCCGAATACGGCATCGCCCGCGCCGAAGGCGTGCTGTTGCGCTACCTCACCGATGCGTGGCGCACCCTCCGGCACACCCTGCCCCGGGAGGCCGCCAACGACGAGCTCGCCGATGTCATCGAATGGCTCGGCGAACTCATCCAGCAGGTCGACTCTTCGCTGGTCGACGAGTGGGCGCAGATGGCCGACCCCGACAAACCGGTCGACGAGGAGACTCTTCGCGAGGCGGCGTTCGGCGGCGACGAATCCCGCCCGCTGACCGGCAACACCCGCGCCTTCACCCGCATGGTGCGCAACCTCATGTTCCGCCACGTCCAGCTGTTCGCGCTGGAAAAGGAACGCGAACTGGAGGAGCTCGACTCCTACCTCGACGACGCGCCGGACTGGCCGGCGCTCATGGACGACTACTTCGACGAATACGACGACGTCGACCTGGGACCGTCCGCCCGGGGCCCGGAGCATTTCCGCGTCGACGACTCCCGTGCGACCGGCGAAGCCCCCGACGGCGGCGTGTGGCGCGTCGAGCAGACCATCCTCGACCCCGAAGGCGACCGCGGTTGGCGCATCGTCGCCGACGTCGATCTGGCCGAATCCGACGCCGCCGGCGAGGTCCGCCTGCGGTCGTTGGAGGTCAAGGCGGGCTGA
- a CDS encoding lipase family protein, with translation MQTGNGFRRTVAALVAAGMFTATAGAVLPGIASAGDGAADAASLYDEDLPIVEAAPGTVLSSRPAPSPSGSIGGGSSANGSSGGESVEYTARIFRFATRDGAGRGREVGGVVAVPDVPWEHEGPRPTVVVAPGTVGQADKCAPSATFGEEGGGQIDQVEPLLEQGFRVVVTDYIGLGAPGVHTYVNRVDQGQTVLDAARAGLAIDGLPADSPIALWGYSQGGGATASAAELAQTYAPELNVVVTFAGAPTADLSQVLTRIDGNLIMGAIGYAVNGFLAAEPHLRPLMDDIASPYGKRILSELSEDCIDDSVARVGLHRTNSWTVDGRSLSDHFAEHPEIVEVLDRNRIGRLKPNAPVLVLNGRNDDVIPFGQAEQLARDWCAQGAEVTFVPAEIPRLAPGLGIGHAAPMMTGSELATHYLAAAFGIALKEASVNGSSSDIELPGACQF, from the coding sequence ATGCAAACTGGAAACGGATTCAGGCGCACGGTGGCGGCGCTGGTGGCGGCGGGAATGTTCACGGCGACGGCGGGGGCGGTGCTTCCCGGCATTGCTTCGGCAGGCGATGGCGCGGCTGATGCGGCCTCGCTTTACGACGAAGACCTCCCCATCGTCGAAGCGGCCCCCGGGACCGTGCTGTCGTCTCGACCCGCCCCGTCGCCGTCGGGAAGCATCGGCGGCGGAAGCTCGGCCAACGGCTCGAGCGGAGGGGAATCGGTGGAGTACACGGCGCGGATCTTCAGGTTCGCCACCCGCGACGGCGCCGGCCGCGGTCGCGAGGTCGGGGGAGTCGTCGCCGTGCCGGACGTGCCGTGGGAGCACGAGGGGCCGCGGCCGACGGTAGTCGTCGCACCGGGCACCGTCGGACAGGCCGACAAGTGCGCGCCGTCGGCGACGTTCGGCGAAGAGGGCGGCGGACAGATCGACCAGGTCGAACCGCTGCTGGAGCAGGGTTTCCGCGTCGTGGTCACCGACTACATCGGGTTGGGTGCGCCGGGCGTGCACACCTACGTCAACCGCGTCGACCAGGGACAGACGGTCCTCGACGCCGCCCGCGCCGGCCTTGCCATCGACGGCCTGCCCGCCGACTCGCCGATCGCGTTGTGGGGTTACTCGCAGGGCGGCGGCGCCACCGCATCGGCCGCCGAGCTGGCGCAGACCTACGCGCCGGAACTCAACGTCGTGGTCACCTTCGCCGGCGCCCCGACGGCCGACCTGTCGCAGGTGCTCACCCGCATCGACGGCAACCTGATCATGGGGGCCATCGGCTACGCGGTCAACGGGTTCCTCGCCGCCGAGCCGCACCTGCGCCCGCTCATGGACGACATCGCGTCGCCCTACGGCAAGCGGATCCTGTCGGAGCTGTCGGAGGACTGCATCGACGATTCCGTGGCGCGCGTCGGCCTGCACCGCACGAACTCGTGGACGGTCGACGGCCGCTCGCTGTCGGATCACTTCGCCGAGCACCCGGAAATCGTCGAGGTCCTCGACCGCAACCGCATCGGCCGCCTGAAGCCGAATGCCCCGGTGCTGGTGCTCAACGGACGCAACGACGACGTCATCCCGTTCGGGCAGGCCGAGCAGCTGGCCCGCGACTGGTGCGCCCAGGGCGCCGAGGTCACGTTCGTGCCCGCCGAGATTCCCCGCCTCGCACCAGGTCTGGGCATCGGCCACGCCGCGCCCATGATGACCGGCTCGGAGCTGGCCACCCATTACCTGGCGGCGGCGTTCGGCATCGCGCTGAAGGAAGCCTCCGTCAACGGTTCCTCCTCCGACATCGAACTGCCGGGCGCCTGCCAGTTCTAG
- a CDS encoding PAC2 family protein — translation MDEGHEMYEMQFPAPEVGPKNGGLTMVIALQGYADAGMAVAGSAGHLTDALDHRPLVNFNNDELVDYRSRRPAVTMVGDEVAESADLDLTLQVVRDNAGKPFLLLSGPEPDLRWDAFSEAVADLAERFDVQRTVSLYSAPMTVPHTRPLTVIAHGNDPELLSGHRTWGQRVTVPGAASLRIELELTRRGRKTCGFTAQVPHYVAASDYPLAALRLLEAVADAGDLDFPLTALEREADKVAELLATQAQESEEVAGIVHMLERQHDEEERRRATLESNPLVREDGTMPSADELGAEFERFLASQIGEPSRDDEQASDSPADSVDDAVDDDVRGSDGVDSDDARGSEQSDDSTESDDSNGSDDSDDSDGPDNPGGRRPRRPWFRF, via the coding sequence ATGGACGAGGGACACGAGATGTACGAAATGCAGTTCCCCGCCCCGGAAGTGGGGCCCAAAAACGGTGGTCTGACCATGGTCATCGCCCTGCAGGGCTACGCCGACGCTGGGATGGCGGTGGCGGGTTCGGCAGGTCACCTCACCGATGCGCTCGACCACCGGCCGCTGGTGAACTTCAACAACGACGAACTGGTGGATTACCGTTCGCGCCGCCCGGCGGTGACCATGGTGGGCGATGAGGTCGCCGAAAGCGCCGACTTGGACCTGACGCTGCAGGTGGTGCGCGACAATGCGGGCAAGCCGTTCCTGCTGTTGTCGGGCCCGGAGCCGGATCTGCGGTGGGACGCGTTTTCCGAGGCGGTCGCCGACTTGGCGGAGCGTTTCGACGTGCAGCGCACCGTGTCCTTGTACTCAGCGCCGATGACCGTGCCGCACACGCGGCCGCTGACCGTCATCGCCCATGGCAACGATCCCGAGTTGCTGTCCGGCCACCGCACGTGGGGCCAGCGGGTCACGGTGCCCGGTGCGGCGAGCCTGCGCATCGAGTTGGAGCTGACCCGCCGCGGCCGCAAGACCTGCGGTTTCACCGCCCAGGTGCCGCATTACGTCGCGGCGTCGGACTACCCGTTGGCGGCGTTGCGCCTGCTCGAGGCCGTCGCCGACGCCGGTGACCTGGACTTTCCGCTGACCGCCCTGGAACGCGAGGCGGACAAGGTCGCCGAACTGCTGGCCACGCAGGCCCAGGAGTCGGAGGAGGTCGCCGGGATCGTCCACATGCTCGAGCGCCAGCACGACGAGGAGGAGCGCCGCCGCGCGACGCTGGAGTCGAACCCGCTGGTCCGGGAGGACGGGACCATGCCGTCGGCCGATGAGTTGGGCGCCGAGTTCGAGCGGTTCCTGGCGTCGCAGATCGGCGAGCCTTCGCGTGACGACGAGCAGGCCTCCGACTCCCCCGCCGATTCGGTCGATGACGCCGTGGACGACGACGTGCGCGGATCCGATGGCGTCGATTCGGACGATGCACGCGGTTCGGAGCAGTCGGATGACTCGACCGAGTCCGACGACTCCAACGGCTCCGACGACTCCGATGATTCCGACGGTCCCGACAACCCGGGTGGCCGACGTCCGCGCCGCCCCTGGTTCCGCTTCTAG